One genomic segment of Chiloscyllium plagiosum isolate BGI_BamShark_2017 chromosome 10, ASM401019v2, whole genome shotgun sequence includes these proteins:
- the LOC122553358 gene encoding epithelial cell adhesion molecule-like yields the protein MKECVNPYRLCLSPCLRHVVWTASVLMHWFIPIFPVTPKCRLLHLEMLHKMRTASSQPGGRRVDDLYDPDCETNGTFKAKQCDDDSNLCWCVDSAGVRVTDKTGDDPKCDQLVRVHLIQIDFSFKVEFVFLKMKEQALRRKVAIKLVKEYTLKATQILEIKVHEISREISIRLSENGTKDPTDISTVAYYIERDLKMNKFTLEVDGKSLQVERESVQVWFFDNEPPRINMKTISPGFAAIIIIIALAILTGIAVFVVVRRRAKEDRRRIQFEVIEGQEMDDHHLAERMGLAR from the exons atgaaagaatgtgTTAACCCATATCGTCTGTGTTTATCTCCGTGTCTGAGACACGTCGTATGGACTGCCTCCGTTTTGATGCACTGGTTCATTCCGATCTTTCCAGTGACCCCGAAATGCCGGCTATTGCACCTGGAGATGCTTCACAAGATGCGGACAGCGAGCAGCCAGCCTGGGGGTAGGAGGGTGGATGACCTGTACGACCCGGACTGTGAGACCAATGGCACCTTCAAGGCCAAGCAGTGTGATGATGACTCCAACCTCTGCTGGTGTGTGGACAGTGCAGGGGTCAGGGTCACTGACAAGACTGGCGACGACCCCAAATGTGACCAGCTCGTCCGTGTCCA TCTCATCCAGATCGATTTCAGCTTTAAAGTGGAGTTTGTCTTCCTAAAGATGAAGGAGCAGGCTCTCCGGCG GAAGGTGGCCATCAAACTGGTTAAAGAGTACACACTAAAGGCAACTCAGATCCTGGAAATCAAG GTCCATGAAATATCCCGGGAAATCAGCATCCGACTCAGTGAGAATGGGACAAAGGACCCAACGGACATCTCCACTGTGGCCTATTACATTGAAAGAGAT CTAAAGATGAACAAATTCACGCTGGAAGTGGATGGAAAGAGTCTGCAGGTTGAAAGGGAGTCGGTACAGGTTTGGTTCTTTGACAATGAGCCTCCTCGAATCAACATGAAGACCATTTCACCCGGTTTCGCAGCCATTATCATTATCATCGCCCTGGCTATCCTAACGGGGATTGCAGTGTTT GTTGTTGTCAGAAGGAGAGCTAAAGAAGACAGACGGAGAATCCAGTTTGAAGTGATTGAG